A DNA window from Gillisia sp. Hel1_33_143 contains the following coding sequences:
- a CDS encoding tetratricopeptide repeat protein, which yields MRIIFIILIVLVGKAEAQTSALAISDSLYALGNYEEAILELKSFEPKTEAVFVRLAKANEASGDWDTALEYYHKILVQNPNRVLTAINYGELLQKVGDIKAADSLFTNLSIAYPKNASFQYRLGEIKESKGDSISIEFFRKAIALDTTHQQALFKVAKYELAHSNYPLAKKFAKMGLEKNPKNVSLLSILAQTYYNQQYYRAAMEQFEKIVALGKGNEFVYNKLGMCFYRSFQYEEAIENFKECLKFEDRNSETHYNLGKLYAIIGDFQKSEIELLMAILIKKQPVDAEFLSLALAYKGLEDYKNMLKYTEAALEENPDNERALYEKAIAADNYFKDITSKIQYYQNYVNSYSQNGNPSLIELAQSRISDLKKEQHLQVENQN from the coding sequence ATGAGAATAATTTTTATCATTTTAATAGTGTTAGTTGGTAAAGCCGAAGCTCAAACTTCGGCTTTAGCTATTAGCGATAGTTTATATGCTCTTGGAAATTACGAGGAGGCCATCTTAGAATTAAAATCCTTCGAACCAAAAACAGAGGCTGTATTCGTGAGATTAGCTAAAGCAAACGAAGCATCTGGAGATTGGGATACTGCGCTGGAATATTATCATAAAATACTTGTTCAAAATCCTAATCGAGTACTTACTGCTATAAATTATGGCGAACTTTTGCAGAAGGTTGGAGATATAAAGGCTGCAGACTCATTATTTACAAATTTATCTATTGCATATCCAAAAAATGCAAGTTTTCAATATAGACTAGGAGAGATCAAAGAGTCTAAAGGTGATTCCATTTCCATAGAATTTTTCAGAAAAGCTATTGCTTTGGATACTACACATCAGCAAGCCTTATTTAAAGTTGCTAAATATGAGCTGGCACATTCCAATTATCCACTTGCAAAGAAATTTGCAAAAATGGGTCTAGAAAAAAATCCAAAGAACGTTTCTTTATTATCTATCCTAGCACAAACCTATTACAATCAACAATACTACAGAGCTGCGATGGAACAATTTGAAAAGATCGTTGCTCTAGGTAAGGGAAATGAATTTGTCTATAACAAACTTGGGATGTGCTTTTATAGATCTTTTCAATACGAAGAGGCGATAGAAAATTTTAAGGAATGTTTGAAATTTGAAGATCGAAACTCTGAAACTCATTACAATCTTGGAAAACTATATGCAATTATTGGCGATTTTCAGAAATCTGAAATAGAACTTCTAATGGCTATTCTCATTAAAAAACAACCTGTAGATGCAGAGTTTTTAAGCTTAGCATTGGCCTATAAAGGTTTGGAAGATTATAAGAATATGTTGAAATATACCGAAGCTGCTTTAGAGGAAAATCCCGACAATGAGCGTGCTCTATATGAAAAAGCAATAGCCGCAGATAATTATTTTAAGGATATCACATCAAAGATCCAATATTATCAAAACTACGTTAATAGCTATAGCCAAAATGGTAATCCTAGTTTAATAGAACTGGCTCAAAGTAGAATTTCAGATCTAAAGAAAGAACAACATCTGCAAGTAGAAAACCAAAATTAA
- a CDS encoding M56 family metallopeptidase: protein MLAIILKIIFFQLLFLLVYELLLKKETFFNYNRWYLLLTPIIALTLPFLNITSLNELIPQESAAVINSFWLPEIIIGGSPQAIETLPEVNLSSQSTSINWWMLAYVFGAMLSLGIVFKKFLNLRKLFNFNLIFKADTYRIIEVPSSNLACTFYKTIFLGDQLSEAEKTQILAHEIVHVQGKHSLDLVFFEIFKIVFWFNPLIYIYQNRIATLHEFIADANVVKTTNKGNYYEQLLNSAFNTQNISFINQFFNHSLIKKRIVMLQKSKSKAIAKFKYLMVVPLMFVMLTYVSCSTKDENSSEIKDVSISTQLENLTQSVKAKGELSEEEMVRFKELLAITLEGNILNKSASDGSDVPFAIIDQVPLFPGCEDLSSNEEQKKCMSQKIQDHVMKNFNAEVGKGLTGVNRVIVQFKINKEGRIENVKARAASPELEEEGIRVINSIPQMIPGEQSGKAVGVMYSLPIVFQAK, encoded by the coding sequence ATGTTAGCTATTATTTTAAAAATCATATTCTTTCAATTACTGTTCTTACTAGTGTATGAGCTCTTATTGAAAAAAGAAACCTTCTTTAATTACAATAGATGGTATCTTCTACTTACTCCAATTATAGCTTTAACGCTACCATTTTTGAATATAACTTCGTTGAATGAATTGATACCGCAAGAATCGGCAGCAGTAATAAATAGTTTTTGGCTTCCGGAGATAATTATAGGTGGAAGTCCACAAGCAATAGAAACATTGCCTGAAGTAAATCTGTCATCACAATCTACGTCTATAAATTGGTGGATGTTGGCTTATGTCTTTGGAGCTATGCTTAGTTTAGGAATTGTTTTTAAAAAATTTTTGAATCTTAGAAAGTTGTTCAATTTCAACTTGATCTTTAAAGCTGATACTTATAGAATTATTGAAGTTCCATCATCCAACTTGGCATGTACTTTCTACAAAACTATATTTTTAGGCGATCAATTATCTGAAGCTGAAAAAACCCAAATCTTAGCTCATGAGATAGTTCACGTGCAGGGCAAGCACAGTTTAGATCTTGTTTTCTTTGAAATCTTTAAGATCGTATTCTGGTTTAATCCACTTATCTATATCTATCAGAATAGAATTGCCACTTTGCATGAATTTATAGCAGATGCAAATGTGGTAAAGACAACTAATAAAGGCAATTATTACGAACAGTTATTGAATAGCGCTTTTAACACTCAAAATATTTCATTCATCAATCAATTTTTCAATCATTCATTAATCAAAAAACGAATAGTTATGTTACAAAAATCAAAATCTAAAGCCATCGCAAAATTTAAGTATTTAATGGTTGTGCCATTAATGTTTGTTATGCTTACCTATGTTTCGTGTTCTACAAAAGACGAAAATTCTTCAGAAATTAAGGATGTTTCAATTTCAACACAATTGGAGAATTTAACCCAGTCGGTTAAAGCAAAAGGAGAACTTTCAGAAGAAGAAATGGTAAGATTTAAAGAATTATTAGCGATTACCTTGGAAGGAAATATATTGAATAAATCAGCATCGGATGGCTCAGATGTTCCTTTTGCTATTATAGATCAGGTTCCTTTATTCCCGGGTTGTGAAGACTTATCTTCTAATGAAGAACAAAAGAAATGTATGTCACAAAAAATTCAAGATCATGTGATGAAAAACTTTAATGCGGAAGTTGGTAAAGGTCTAACCGGAGTAAACAGAGTTATTGTTCAGTTCAAAATAAATAAAGAAGGAAGAATTGAAAATGTTAAAGCAAGAGCTGCATCTCCCGAATTAGAGGAAGAAGGTATTCGTGTTATTAACTCTATACCTCAAATGATTCCAGGAGAACAAAGCGGAAAAGCAGTTGGCGTTATGTATTCATTGCCTATAGTATTTCAAGCTAAATGA
- a CDS encoding BlaI/MecI/CopY family transcriptional regulator has protein sequence MKQLTKAEEEIMQILWQLKEANVANIIESMPEPKPAYNTVSTIVRILESKKFVDHKKVGKGYNYFALVDRETYSNQSMNKLMDNYFNGSFKSMVSFFMKKNDLDTKELEAILKEINKKDS, from the coding sequence ATGAAGCAGTTAACGAAAGCCGAAGAAGAGATCATGCAGATCTTATGGCAATTGAAAGAAGCTAATGTTGCCAACATTATAGAAAGCATGCCCGAGCCAAAACCTGCCTATAATACTGTTTCTACCATAGTACGCATCTTGGAAAGCAAGAAATTTGTAGATCATAAAAAAGTAGGGAAGGGCTATAATTATTTTGCGCTGGTAGATAGAGAGACCTATTCCAATCAGAGCATGAATAAGTTGATGGATAATTATTTTAATGGTTCTTTTAAAAGTATGGTGTCATTTTTTATGAAAAAGAATGATCTGGATACTAAAGAGCTGGAAGCTATTTTAAAGGAGATCAATAAAAAAGATTCTTAA
- a CDS encoding DUF456 domain-containing protein, translated as MDIFLVLLAGVLLIVGILGSFLPVLPGVPVSWLGLLVFFLAPSIEMNYWFLGITLIIAIVIFILNLAVPAMGTKKYGGSRSGMIGATIGLVVGLIAPIPFGILIGPFIGAFVGEIVNKSNSKSALRAAYGSFLGLVASSVMEFLVSLAFLILYVYKVWEFKEVIF; from the coding sequence ATGGATATATTTTTAGTATTACTAGCCGGAGTTTTATTGATAGTGGGAATTTTAGGTAGTTTTTTACCAGTATTACCGGGAGTTCCTGTGAGTTGGCTTGGGTTATTAGTTTTCTTTTTAGCTCCTTCTATTGAGATGAACTATTGGTTTTTAGGAATCACATTAATTATTGCCATTGTAATATTTATACTCAATTTGGCTGTTCCAGCCATGGGAACTAAGAAATATGGAGGCAGCAGATCTGGAATGATCGGCGCCACAATTGGTTTGGTCGTTGGACTTATAGCTCCAATTCCATTTGGAATACTTATTGGACCTTTTATAGGGGCATTTGTGGGAGAGATTGTGAATAAGAGTAATTCAAAATCTGCATTAAGAGCTGCGTATGGATCTTTTCTTGGATTAGTCGCATCTAGTGTTATGGAGTTTCTAGTTAGCCTTGCTTTTCTAATCCTGTACGTTTATAAGGTATGGGAATTCAAGGAAGTAATCTTTTAA
- a CDS encoding sensor histidine kinase, with product MVTDALHTQKKLAHDFRGPVNGILGITNLASYEEELTVDEAKTYLNMIGQSSTALLGLASEILKSGNRNNDDEISLISFEELGDRLKDLYLPQAVIKDISLDVNFSLEDSTTMVVRDNLLQIAGNLISNAIKFSPRSERVILELKFNEDSNILILKVIDSGNGFSIEKIQNIIDGKAIPSAGSNGEIGYGLGLKVVRHLVDERHGNLKIYSVPGRGSEFVVELPQIL from the coding sequence TTGGTTACGGATGCTCTTCATACACAGAAAAAATTAGCTCACGATTTCAGAGGACCTGTAAATGGGATATTAGGTATTACCAATCTCGCATCTTACGAAGAAGAACTTACGGTAGATGAGGCCAAGACTTATTTAAATATGATTGGCCAAAGTAGTACAGCACTTTTAGGACTTGCCTCAGAGATCTTAAAATCTGGTAATAGAAATAATGATGATGAAATTTCATTAATCAGTTTTGAAGAGCTGGGAGATAGGTTAAAAGATCTTTACTTACCACAAGCAGTAATCAAGGATATAAGTTTAGACGTAAATTTTAGCCTTGAAGATTCAACTACAATGGTGGTAAGAGACAATTTATTACAAATAGCTGGAAATTTAATTTCTAATGCAATTAAATTCTCACCTAGGAGTGAGCGTGTTATTCTAGAACTAAAATTTAATGAAGATTCTAATATCTTAATTTTAAAGGTAATTGATTCTGGTAACGGTTTTTCTATAGAAAAGATTCAAAATATAATAGATGGTAAAGCTATACCATCTGCAGGTTCCAATGGTGAGATTGGGTATGGATTAGGATTAAAAGTGGTGCGGCATCTGGTAGATGAGCGTCATGGAAATTTAAAGATTTACTCCGTTCCAGGTAGGGGAAGTGAATTTGTGGTAGAATTACCCCAGATCTTGTAA
- a CDS encoding LrgB family protein, with the protein MTIRIILLSFFGVLITIGIYNIFLWVRKKWNFALLNPVLLTIIAIMLILSIAEIDFQDYNRGGSLLSFFLGPSIVALGVYFFEKYEEIKQNLLPFFTAILVGGVTGILCVIFILLLFNVPPVIINSLAAKSVTTPIAIEITKTLGGVPEITAGVVIAVGVFGNAIGPVFLKFLGITSTRALGTALGTAAHGIGTAKAMEIDKLAGIYSGLAMCVNGVFTAILAPIFLEILKTW; encoded by the coding sequence ATGACAATTAGGATCATTCTACTTTCATTTTTTGGAGTATTAATTACTATAGGTATTTATAATATCTTTTTATGGGTACGAAAGAAATGGAATTTCGCTTTATTGAATCCCGTTTTGCTTACTATTATTGCTATAATGCTGATATTAAGTATCGCCGAAATCGATTTTCAGGATTACAATAGGGGAGGAAGTTTACTTAGTTTTTTTCTAGGGCCTTCCATAGTTGCATTAGGAGTTTACTTTTTTGAAAAATATGAAGAGATCAAACAAAACCTATTACCTTTCTTTACTGCAATTTTAGTTGGAGGAGTAACCGGAATCTTATGTGTGATTTTTATCTTATTACTATTTAATGTACCACCGGTAATTATAAATTCTTTGGCAGCAAAATCTGTTACCACCCCAATTGCTATAGAAATAACAAAAACATTGGGCGGTGTACCAGAAATTACAGCCGGGGTAGTGATAGCTGTAGGGGTTTTTGGTAATGCTATAGGACCTGTGTTTTTGAAATTTTTGGGCATAACAAGCACTAGAGCTTTAGGTACCGCTTTAGGAACTGCGGCACATGGTATTGGTACAGCTAAAGCTATGGAAATTGATAAGTTGGCTGGAATATATAGCGGCTTGGCCATGTGTGTTAATGGCGTTTTTACGGCTATCTTGGCACCGATCTTTTTGGAAATATTAAAGACATGGTAA
- a CDS encoding CidA/LrgA family protein: MFLALGEIIVYFLFPYIPGNIVGMFLIFFALKFRIINLQDVKPASDKLMKYLVLFFIPYGVGLMSYFHLIEDYWISITFAAVLSSLLTLYITALVLQKMEK; the protein is encoded by the coding sequence ATGTTTCTAGCCTTGGGAGAAATTATAGTTTATTTCCTGTTTCCATATATTCCCGGAAATATTGTTGGAATGTTCCTCATCTTCTTTGCATTAAAATTCAGAATTATAAATTTACAAGATGTAAAACCTGCTTCAGATAAGTTGATGAAATATCTGGTGCTTTTCTTTATTCCGTATGGGGTTGGTTTAATGTCTTATTTTCATCTTATAGAAGATTATTGGATATCTATCACCTTTGCTGCTGTTTTAAGCAGTTTACTTACGTTATATATAACTGCACTCGTGCTTCAAAAAATGGAAAAATGA
- a CDS encoding endonuclease/exonuclease/phosphatase family protein has product MKSKNIRKFAKVIVIILSCLVIMFSLASLVYDIPRWYLKILDFPRLQLLTVGIFLFLSFLLITKEWKFSSIALVSGLLASIFIQFEIISPYLLKDTVVKTVKASEVTNKNSVDILIANVLIKNRKTQTLKEIITTKEPDIILLMEVDSWWVEHLSYLKKTHPYTIEYPLDNAYGMALYSKLPISNHQIKFLSHSKVPSFFTNVTLASGKEFKFVGVHPVAPFPSDKYPENIGEQGKDQQKEVELLRVGDIASKYTLPTIIAGDFNDVAWSNTSRLFGKDGNLKDVRIGRGLYNTFNAESLIMRWPLDHFFVTEDITVQDFNTLSKIGSDHFPLYAKFVIE; this is encoded by the coding sequence ATGAAATCTAAGAATATCAGAAAGTTTGCAAAGGTCATAGTAATCATATTAAGTTGCCTGGTTATCATGTTTAGCCTTGCATCATTAGTATATGATATACCCAGATGGTATTTAAAAATTCTAGATTTTCCACGCCTTCAGCTTTTAACAGTTGGCATTTTTCTATTTCTTTCCTTTCTCCTGATAACTAAAGAATGGAAATTCTCCAGCATAGCATTAGTTTCAGGACTTTTAGCTTCTATATTTATTCAATTTGAAATTATTTCTCCTTATCTTCTAAAAGATACCGTAGTTAAGACCGTAAAAGCTTCCGAAGTAACAAATAAAAACAGTGTTGATATTCTAATTGCGAATGTTCTAATAAAAAATAGGAAGACTCAAACACTAAAAGAGATAATTACCACCAAAGAACCAGATATTATTCTTCTAATGGAGGTAGATTCTTGGTGGGTGGAGCATCTTTCTTATTTAAAAAAGACACACCCCTATACTATAGAATATCCTTTAGACAACGCCTATGGAATGGCATTATATTCTAAACTACCAATATCAAATCATCAGATCAAATTTTTAAGTCATAGCAAAGTGCCATCATTCTTTACGAATGTGACTCTGGCTTCCGGAAAAGAATTCAAATTTGTTGGAGTGCATCCGGTAGCCCCTTTTCCTAGTGATAAGTATCCAGAAAATATTGGAGAACAAGGAAAGGATCAACAAAAAGAAGTAGAATTATTAAGAGTTGGAGATATAGCGTCTAAATACACATTACCTACAATTATTGCTGGAGATTTTAACGATGTTGCGTGGTCTAATACCTCTAGATTATTTGGCAAAGATGGCAATCTAAAAGATGTGAGAATTGGAAGAGGACTCTATAATACGTTTAATGCAGAGTCTTTAATAATGCGCTGGCCTCTAGATCACTTTTTTGTAACTGAAGACATAACTGTTCAAGACTTTAATACACTATCAAAAATTGGCTCAGATCATTTCCCTTTATACGCCAAATTTGTTATTGAGTAA